A genomic stretch from Telopea speciosissima isolate NSW1024214 ecotype Mountain lineage chromosome 7, Tspe_v1, whole genome shotgun sequence includes:
- the LOC122668452 gene encoding uncharacterized protein LOC122668452, whose product MDHLSPQSTGGDGSIRLQIDDSGGSDTIFDPSRDGDPLGNRESSNVDPGSPSKPNVNAPEKEITLFSLQLALLEKLATALGAMGFIWATVILLGGYAITLSKINFWFITVILLIEAARIFSRSHELEWQHQSTWTIADASLHSFESLKSSSNLIVRIIRGISGSISDPESESRKPNEARPRKQLSGGRELKEKIKEDRISNPSRRTWKSSEVPLFPLIGWIFLSKNISKLFYWLQFLSALACMALSVMGFDKLSYSNAIPTSDKATNERAALDIFYGLALAEAFLSLLGKAYWEWTITHRKLLEKVDKECDIGMISLKRFFYDAYAECINKSIFDGLKLDLVSFGMELLASQSREEQLIGAGILQKFSNNPQFSGDTLQKIGTSTSVIERLIEMLNWKNPQEAEIRRAAAQILSILAGKRQNSLRVAGISGAMESISSLIYAQRSSNGVFDEIGEKVLVFDQENYEFSTFSQLGLTILKKLAGDHDNCEKIGNTRGLLLKIVDFTHTVEEVLKNSTDTDYRILAVKRSLQVLKLLTRTSGTVGKRLRQEIVEIVFTVSNIRKILRFGEKFPKLQHLGIKILTSLAFDIEARERIGSTGGIIKELFRLFFEGPNSEEHNHVRDAAGEAIAMLALESDKNCFRILNQKVLTNLVRALEVEELRINSARILRHLCKFAGEDCFEQLREVSAAAPTVLKAIMSEENKPQEVMLGLATQVFGIMTPEEASFTFDQTGIDETKLSKKLLDILKMFQYPSSKVPRMRRFAIELAILMMRNNRATIGTFRGLRMEEELEILRETTSEIESFNIFSGTIGLSRHNIPIHSLVDHALDLLATDG is encoded by the exons ATGGATCATCTTAGTCCACAATCCACAGGAGGCGATGGGAGCATACGGCTACAGATTGATGACTCCGGTGGAAGCGACACCATATTTGATCCTTCAAGAGATGGTGATCCATTGGGAAACAGAGAAAGCAGCAATGTAGACCCTGGTTCTCCATCAAAACCAAATGTCAATGCACCAGAGAAGGAGATAACTCTATTCTCTCTTCAACTTGCACTTCTCGAGAAATTAGCCACTGCGTTAGGAGCTATGGGATTCATCTGGGCAACCGTTATTCTTCTTGGTGGTTATGCCATTACACTATCCAAAATTAATTTCTGGTTCATCACCGTCATACTCTTAATTGAAGCCGCCAGAATCTTCAGCCGCAGTCATGAGCTTGAATGGCAACACCAGTCTACATGGACGATTGCAGATGCCAGCCTTCATAGTTTCGAATCACTGAAATCAAGCTCCAATTTGATTGTTCGAATCATAAGAGGAATTAGCGGGTCAATTTCTGATCCTGAAAGCGAAAGCAGAAAACCCAACGAGGCAAGACCTAGAAAACAGTTAAGTGGTGGCCGAGAACTCAAagagaagatcaaagaggaCAGAATCAGCAATCCGTCAAGACGTACATGGAAATCATCAGAGGTTCCCCTGTTTCCATTAataggttggatttttctatcTAAGAACATCAGTAAGTTATTCTATTGGCTTCAGTTTTTATCTGCCTTAGCATGTATGGCGCTTTCAGTGATGGGGTTCGATAAGTTGAGTTATAGTAACGCAATTCCAACAAGCGACAAAGCTACGAACGAGAGAGCTGCTCTGGATATCTTTTATGGTTTGGCCTTGGCCGAAGCTTTCTTGTCTCTGTTAGGGAAAGCCTATTGGGAATGGACGATAACACATCGGAAACTGCTGGAAAAGGTGGACAAGGAGTGCGATATTGGAATGATTTCTCTCAAAAGGTTCTTCTATGATGCCTATGCGGAATGTATTAATAAAAGCATCTTTGATGGCTTAAAGCTGGATTTAGTTTCTTTTGGTATGGAGCTTTTGGCCTCCCAATCCAGGGAGGAGCAGCTAATTGGGGCTGGAATTCTTCAGAAGTTCTCGAATAATCCCCAATTCTCTGGTGATACACTGCAGAAGATTGGCACATCTACATCGGTTATTGAAAGATTGATAGAGATGTTGAACTGGAAGAACCCACAAGAAGCAGAGATCAGGCGAGCAGCTGCACAGATTTTGTCCATACTAGCTGGAAAAAGGCAAAACTCTCTTCGAGTTGCAGGGATTTCTGGTGCAATGGAATCTATATCATCTTTGATTTACGCTCAACGTAGCTCCAACGGTGTATTTGATGAAATTGGGGAGAAAGTGTTGGTTTTTGATCAAGAAAATTATGAGTTTTCTACCTTTAGCCAATTGGGTCTCACCATTCTCAAGAAACTTGCAGGCGACCACGATAATTGTGAGAAGATCGGTAACACAAGAGGCCTTCTGCTCAAAATTGTTGACTTCACACATACTGTAGAGGAGGTGCTCAAGAACAGCACTGACACAGATTATAGGATATTGGCAGTGAAACGATCCCTGCAAGTGTTGAAGTTGCTCACAAGAACATCTGGTACTGTGGGCAAGCGTCTAAGGCAAGAGATTGTGGAGATTGTTTTCACAGTAAGCAACATCAGAAAAATTCTCAGGTTTGGTGAGAAGTTCCCAAAACTTCAACATTTGGGAATCAAGATCTTAACTAGTTTGGCCTTCGACATTGAGGCAAGAGAGAGGATTGGGAGCACAGGCGGAATCATTAAAGAATTGTTCCGCCTTTTCTTCGAAGGGCCAAATTCCGAAGAACATAATCATGTGAGGGATGCAGCAGGGGAGGCAATTGCAATGCTTGCACTGGAGAGTGATAAGAACTGCTTTAGGATATTGAATCAGAAGGTACTAACAAATCTCGTGAGGGCACTCGAAGTTGAAGAGCTTCGCATCAATTCAGCCAGAATTTTAAGGCATTTGTGTAAATTCGCTGGCGAAGATTGTTTTGAACAATTAAGGGAAGTCTCTGCTGCTGCACCCACA GTGTTGAAGGCGATAATGTCAGAAGAGAACAAACCACAAGAAGTAATGCTCGGGCTCGCGACACAGGTGTTCGGAATCATGACTCCTGAAGAAGCAAGTTTCACGTTTGATCAGACTGGAATTGACGAGACCAAATTATCAAAGAAACTCTTAGATATTTTGAAAATGTTCCAATACCCATCGTCCAAGGTTCCTAGAATGAGGAGATTTGCGATTGAGCTAGCAATTTTAATGATGAGAAACAACAGAGCAACGATTGGAACTTTCAGAGGTCTTAGAATGGAGGAGGAGCTTGAGATTCTAAGAGAGACCACATCAGAGATCGAAAGCTTTAACATTTTCTCTGGAACCATTGGACTTAGTCGGCACAACATACCAATTCACTCACTTGTTGACCACGCACTTGACTTGCTGGCAACAgatggatga